DNA from Nitrospina gracilis Nb-211:
TCCGACGCCATGCTCAAAAAAGCGCGGCGCAAGTTGAAGGAGTTCGACGGCCGGTGCGAGGTGGTCGCGGGCGACCTCAACGGCCCGCTGGAGTTGGAAAATGCGAGCGTGGTGGTGATGAATTACACCCTGCAATTCCTCCCTCCGGCCCGGCGACAGGGCCTGTTGAAGCGCATTCATCAAAGCCTGCTCCCCGGCGGGGCGCTGATCCTGATCGAGAAGGTGAAGGCCGAGGCGGCGGCGCTGGCCCCGGTCTTCGTCGAGCGCTACTACGACTACAAGCGGGAGATGGGGTATTCCAGGATGGAGATTTCCCGCAAGCGGGAGGCGCTGGAGCAGGTTCTGGTCCCCCTACCTCCCGGCGAAAATGTTACAATACTCCGCAAAGCCGGGTTTCAGGACGTGGACGTGTTTTTCAAATGGTTCAACTTTTGCGGATTCGTGGCCCTGCGAGGCGGCGAGCCGGGGACAGACAAGGTGCCCGGCGCGCAACCGGCGGCCGGCGCGCAACCGGTGCCCGGTAAAAAACGCACGAAGCCGCGCAAGTCCCGTTGAAAACGGAAAAAAACTGGTGTACCCTTAGCAACTTTGAGGAATGGAGCCATGCCGCAGTACGACCATACCTGCAAAAAATGCAAACACAACTTTGTGGTGGAGATGCGCATCTCCGAGGTGGGCAACAAGGAAGTGAAGTGCCCCAAATGCAAGAAGTCGAAAGACGTCGAACGGCTCGTGACCAACACCTCGTACTGGTCCGAGAGCGTCGACCGCTACCGCTGGGACAAGTGACCGGCGGAAAGACAGATTGAAATTTTAAAGACGATACCGAAAACGGTCGGGATGTAGCGCAGCCTGGTAGCGCACCTCGTTCGGGACGAGGGGGCCGGAGGTTCAAATCCTCTCATCCCGACCAGTTTTATTGAAAGGGTTGGCTTCCCAAAGCCAACCCTTTTTGTTTTTGATAAAGCAAAACCAAGAAATTCGATATAGCCGATCTTATCAATTTTCTGATATACTCCCAACAATTCATTTCCTAATTTAAGTAAAACGTATGCCTGAAATCACCCTAAAAAGAAGAGGAGAATTGATTCGAGGCGTGTTCAAGTTACTTAAAGAACAGTCCGATGGCATTCAGGCAAAAACTGTTCTCAAAGAATTGGAATCTATAGTTCCACCGACGCCATTTGAAAATAGCTCTTATCCAAACAACCCAACCGTCAGACGATACGAGAAAATCGTTCGTTTTTCCACAATCACTTCTGTAAAAGCTGGGTGGCTGTTAAAAAACAAAGGTACTTGGAGCTTAACCGACGAGGGGGCACAAGCTTACTCTACTTTTCAATATCCAGAAGAATTTGCAAAAGAAGCTAATTCTCTTTACAGGAAATGGAAAAAGGATCAGCCGACGCCCGACGATTCTTCAACTGAAAATGGTGATGACTCTGTATCAACCACTCTTGAAGAAGCGGAGGAAGCAGCCTGGGTTGAAATTGAAGATTATCTAACTGACATCAATCCATATGATTTCCAAGACATTGTCGCAGGGCTCCTTCGGGGCATGGGGTACCACTTATCTTGGATTTCTCCTCCCGGGCCAGACAAGGGCATAGACATCATTGGCCACATAGACCCGCTTGGAATAAAAGGACCCAGAATTAAAGTTCAAGTAAAACGGCGGGGAGATAAAATCAATGTAGATGGTATCCGTTCTTTTTTAGCGCTCCTTTCAGATGGAGATGTTGGGCTCTTTATTTCTATAGGGGGATTTACACGAGACTCTGAATCGGAAGCGCGGGGGCAGGAAAAACGAAAAATCATGCTGATTGACTTAAAACGATTTTTTGACTTGTGGGTGGAATACTACAAAAACATCCCTGAAGCTCAAAGAAGATTGCTTCCATTAAAGCCAGTTCACTATCTCGATCTTCCTGAATAAGACTTCTTTGGTAATGCTATAGTTAAAAAATATTAACTTAAATGAAATAAATCTGAAAACCTTCAAAGAGTTTATTTTACGGGCAATAAAAAGTAAAAGGTGGAGCCTTTGCCGGATCGGCTGA
Protein-coding regions in this window:
- a CDS encoding FmdB family zinc ribbon protein — translated: MPQYDHTCKKCKHNFVVEMRISEVGNKEVKCPKCKKSKDVERLVTNTSYWSESVDRYRWDK
- a CDS encoding restriction endonuclease codes for the protein MPEITLKRRGELIRGVFKLLKEQSDGIQAKTVLKELESIVPPTPFENSSYPNNPTVRRYEKIVRFSTITSVKAGWLLKNKGTWSLTDEGAQAYSTFQYPEEFAKEANSLYRKWKKDQPTPDDSSTENGDDSVSTTLEEAEEAAWVEIEDYLTDINPYDFQDIVAGLLRGMGYHLSWISPPGPDKGIDIIGHIDPLGIKGPRIKVQVKRRGDKINVDGIRSFLALLSDGDVGLFISIGGFTRDSESEARGQEKRKIMLIDLKRFFDLWVEYYKNIPEAQRRLLPLKPVHYLDLPE
- the cmoA gene encoding carboxy-S-adenosyl-L-methionine synthase CmoA, yielding MTPRQRDDLFARDDAPEKFEFNESVARVFDNMLERSVPFYKECQQMVVALARTYAQPGTRVYDLGCSTGTLIREMARALPTASEVRFVGIDNSDAMLKKARRKLKEFDGRCEVVAGDLNGPLELENASVVVMNYTLQFLPPARRQGLLKRIHQSLLPGGALILIEKVKAEAAALAPVFVERYYDYKREMGYSRMEISRKREALEQVLVPLPPGENVTILRKAGFQDVDVFFKWFNFCGFVALRGGEPGTDKVPGAQPAAGAQPVPGKKRTKPRKSR